In Myxococcus stipitatus, the following are encoded in one genomic region:
- a CDS encoding ATP synthase F0 subunit C, which yields MTNLALAFLAAGLGAGLSIIGAALGIGKLAAAAMDATGRQPAAGGDIRTTMIIAAALIEGATLFALVVCVLLAVKA from the coding sequence ATGACCAACCTCGCTCTTGCCTTCCTCGCCGCCGGCCTCGGTGCCGGTCTCTCCATCATCGGCGCCGCCCTCGGCATCGGTAAGCTCGCCGCCGCCGCCATGGACGCGACGGGCCGTCAGCCCGCCGCCGGTGGCGACATCCGCACCACGATGATCATCGCCGCGGCCCTCATCGAAGGCGCCACGCTGTTCGCGCTGGTCGTTTGCGTGCTTCTGGCCGTCAAGGCGTAA
- the atpB gene encoding F0F1 ATP synthase subunit A has protein sequence MRKAMVLFASLFVATAWASESGGHGEGHEPSVPDYILHHVSDTNDFELEVPLRQPIHLGAIPPIRIGNCAPVMTDHGLVAPSGWSGLFQGCLDLSITKHTVMMWLAAVLLLGTLLIWSNRDKTKMVPRGAGANLIEMLVLFVRDEMAIKNIGKDDGPRYVPYLLTAFFFILAMNLLGLVPWMATATGNLAVTAGLAICTFFVTQAAGIRAAGLGGYLKHLTGGVHWSLWPIMIPVEILGLFTKPFALTMRLFANMLAGHIVLFFLIGLIFILGHPAVAVISVPFAFAIYLLELFVAFVQAYVFTLLSALFIGMAVATGHHHDDHGHAEGGHSHDHGKAHA, from the coding sequence ATGCGCAAGGCAATGGTGCTGTTCGCCAGTCTGTTCGTGGCCACCGCGTGGGCCTCCGAGTCCGGAGGTCACGGCGAGGGGCACGAGCCGAGTGTGCCGGATTACATCCTCCACCACGTCTCGGACACGAACGACTTCGAGCTCGAGGTCCCCCTGCGTCAGCCCATCCACCTGGGCGCGATTCCTCCCATTCGCATCGGCAATTGCGCGCCGGTGATGACGGACCATGGGCTGGTGGCCCCGTCCGGCTGGTCCGGCCTGTTCCAGGGCTGCCTGGACCTCTCCATCACCAAGCACACGGTGATGATGTGGCTGGCGGCGGTGCTGCTGCTGGGCACGCTGCTCATCTGGAGCAACCGCGACAAGACGAAGATGGTGCCGCGCGGCGCGGGCGCAAACCTCATCGAGATGCTGGTCCTCTTCGTCCGGGACGAGATGGCCATCAAGAACATCGGCAAGGATGACGGCCCCCGCTACGTGCCGTACCTGCTCACCGCGTTCTTCTTCATCCTCGCCATGAACCTGCTGGGCCTGGTGCCCTGGATGGCCACGGCGACGGGCAACCTGGCGGTGACCGCGGGCCTCGCCATCTGCACGTTCTTCGTCACGCAGGCGGCGGGCATCCGCGCGGCGGGCCTGGGCGGCTACCTGAAGCACTTGACGGGCGGCGTGCACTGGTCGCTCTGGCCCATCATGATTCCGGTGGAAATCCTGGGCCTGTTCACCAAGCCCTTCGCCCTCACGATGCGTCTGTTCGCCAACATGCTGGCGGGCCACATCGTCCTCTTCTTCCTCATCGGCCTCATCTTCATCCTCGGCCACCCCGCGGTCGCGGTGATCAGCGTGCCCTTCGCGTTCGCCATCTACCTGCTGGAGCTGTTCGTGGCCTTCGTGCAGGCCTACGTCTTCACGCTGCTGTCCGCGCTGTTCATCGGCATGGCGGTGGCCACCGGTCACCACCACGATGACCACGGCCACGCCGAGGGCGGTCACAGCCACGACCACGGCAAGGCGCACGCCTGA
- a CDS encoding AtpZ/AtpI family protein, whose protein sequence is MAEKEPREKTRSDGSELGQTARQMRAAQPYIAAVWKLVGGAVVGVLGGHLLDRKLGTGPWLLVGLSFLGICVGFYGFLREMARLGRRK, encoded by the coding sequence ATGGCGGAGAAGGAGCCCCGGGAAAAGACGCGCTCGGACGGGAGCGAGCTGGGGCAGACGGCTCGGCAGATGAGGGCGGCCCAGCCCTACATCGCGGCGGTGTGGAAGCTGGTGGGTGGGGCGGTGGTGGGCGTGCTGGGCGGCCACCTGCTGGACCGGAAGCTGGGGACGGGGCCGTGGTTGCTGGTGGGCTTGAGCTTCCTGGGTATCTGCGTGGGCTTCTACGGATTCCTCCGGGAGATGGCCCGACTGGGACGGCGCAAGTGA
- the atpF gene encoding F0F1 ATP synthase subunit B, protein MFLPSVLAASNLVSVQPGLIFWTLVTFIIVFFVLKSKAWGPILQLVEEREKQISAAIESAKRERAEAEKLLADQKTAIAEARRQAADETRRNQQEMEKFREELMAKSRKEAEELKLSARREIDEQKAKAIAEVRAMAVDLAMDVAGKLINERMDDGKHRALAEQFVQSLPLSGANAGARRSA, encoded by the coding sequence ATGTTCCTGCCCTCCGTCCTCGCCGCCAGCAACCTCGTGAGCGTCCAGCCGGGCCTCATCTTCTGGACCCTCGTCACCTTCATCATCGTCTTCTTCGTCCTGAAGTCGAAGGCGTGGGGACCCATCCTCCAGCTCGTGGAGGAGCGTGAGAAGCAGATTTCGGCCGCCATCGAGAGCGCCAAGCGTGAGCGCGCCGAGGCGGAGAAGCTGCTGGCCGACCAGAAGACGGCCATCGCGGAGGCCCGCCGTCAGGCCGCCGACGAGACGCGCCGCAACCAGCAGGAGATGGAGAAGTTCCGCGAGGAGCTGATGGCCAAGAGCCGCAAGGAGGCGGAGGAGCTGAAGCTGAGCGCGCGTCGTGAAATCGACGAGCAGAAGGCCAAGGCCATCGCCGAGGTGCGCGCCATGGCCGTGGACCTGGCCATGGACGTGGCGGGCAAGCTCATCAACGAGCGCATGGACGACGGCAAGCACCGCGCGCTGGCGGAGCAGTTCGTGCAGAGCCTTCCGCTGAGCGGCGCCAACGCTGGCGCGCGCCGGTCGGCCTAG
- a CDS encoding RHS repeat-associated core domain-containing protein yields MLAESSSTSAPSTPLIEYTYLKNGAAAESAGLIESVLNLQQSGAVESYTYPNPLTGTGQWQLLQNNMAIATHSSTKGRVTSDFSSKRGKRGSGSLLLLPDALPTPCTNDSSPACRKTKTNHAQLYAFDGKGWGNASNYLSQYLHTYDMEQTSFARPWRIRRVTRPCPEAASCSQTKEFVWHQFSDGPAVTVAEKDFKDGWTVREWAGPPDGGVGGYADLKRVHVGAENRDGGSALETVAFEYTNATAGTGLLVGERLRTEERQDSVLVPSGEAVTRYVHDTATNRLKAAIRSGYTQGLTGTTWDTVPVLKHVGTFYFTRHACSGASTEDALGRVLEVHGPCWVDSPTATDCSSSLNAQVPITQYHYWPAGTSGYDAHRLQKVVRFPNTGGGTSCVGQHGLETVYADYDLWGQPRVVTDANGVSTTYTYEMNRVTSISTQGATWNYTYDKGALSYVQSPRGDYEMLCRRDNGGSASHCSGNWYDDIRVRSKIPYPGGPAYEFIRYERGADGLLGSETYLGAYTNGHMEFRANYHQANLDGMPSAERTGGGLDFYRGYFFKPRLFDGAERLVGIGAPYLIPPSLCNGLAQDGRPVSPLCSALSYDRANRLTGLEQYPEIGTRTGGARSCFSYDVQGNVHTVRSGCPTASGAVGDCSACTQPLSAYRHDDFGNLIDVTLPWLSGSGRTRFSYDATGQVRAKQTPQMELGAEHLAYAYDALGRLLSTARIVGGVTPATELLFTLGYDQSATPHASCPQPANTQGRLLFRNDSFGQTWYSYDGHGRVIREIRARRGTTGSFSCPVDSPSNTLHTTYNYSAAGDLTSIEYPYGHKVTYQYRMYAGTSIPSDRVGAVQVARWNGTGWTSLASISNIEWQPYGGLRAYQINPPSSTQPVTVDYFPHLYTQSPPSSCAADAGGYQGSVDLSGRTRGILVSSGSFGLSSGTGNIYKRFYTWKGDQVIRTDTCLLGATTPVIEEFTYDGLLRLSSATRPAGNLAATGGAYESRRYTYDGRGNRLTEEVDGQVHTLAHGTGGFVDRLESRTGTGVNSALNLQFTYDADGRAKEKLGAFVSGIARHKLEFNMGPSANGGNETVFRSVKVNGSTYEYFYDAFNRRRLKRYPSTAEDEFFYDTSSHLLVDRGNPSATPPQGGYPDFVDDTYVWLGNRPIMVVRGRLTAQMERDSNPTNSCGRNGAPATCGVYFPVTDLLGKPVLMLDQAGKVSGTADYEPFGHVNRVTLPAETPHPYPGSMNTILATLAQATTSSLVTTRFRAQFDHVDIKDAADFASLVDVATGVSQGPTISQAGGGQLWSHWVQPTTPQLRIEFTSDATPASCGGCDPNQASCAIKCGPADGVILAGYEYQRLQVGAEPFWTPLRFPGLYHDEETDLFENWNRYYDASNGRYLQPEPMVQNPRYLRAVAKDGHSVPAYAYALNNPLHFADPDGLRFMNLTERERWAINRLRLNPIIGPMIRELDDSRDIQIGMRSGPSPSGAEMEFLPGESGRGCSGSRPAFGVVKYDVTTANRLAQQFWGGSLWLDPVLAHELGHIYHLWRGGSGLGGNTAIDWENAANPGATPRPPGFMDTP; encoded by the coding sequence GTGTTGGCGGAGTCATCATCGACCTCGGCCCCATCGACCCCTCTCATCGAGTACACTTACCTGAAGAACGGAGCTGCCGCCGAGTCGGCCGGCCTCATCGAAAGTGTACTGAACCTCCAGCAAAGCGGAGCCGTAGAGAGCTACACCTATCCGAACCCGCTGACTGGCACGGGACAGTGGCAACTCCTGCAGAACAACATGGCCATTGCCACCCACTCCTCGACCAAGGGGCGCGTCACGAGTGACTTCTCTTCCAAGCGGGGGAAGCGGGGCAGCGGCAGTCTGCTTCTTCTTCCAGATGCCCTCCCAACCCCCTGCACCAATGACTCATCCCCCGCATGCAGGAAGACCAAGACGAACCACGCGCAGCTCTATGCTTTCGATGGCAAAGGATGGGGCAACGCGTCCAATTATCTTTCACAGTACCTCCATACCTACGACATGGAGCAGACATCATTTGCACGTCCTTGGAGAATCCGCCGCGTCACTCGCCCCTGCCCCGAGGCTGCATCCTGTAGCCAGACAAAAGAGTTCGTCTGGCATCAGTTCAGCGATGGTCCCGCTGTCACCGTCGCCGAGAAAGACTTCAAGGACGGATGGACGGTTCGAGAGTGGGCTGGTCCTCCGGATGGTGGGGTTGGCGGCTATGCGGACCTGAAGCGGGTCCATGTGGGAGCGGAGAACCGTGATGGTGGAAGTGCGTTGGAAACCGTTGCCTTTGAATACACAAACGCGACAGCCGGTACGGGACTCCTGGTAGGGGAGCGACTTCGAACAGAGGAAAGACAAGACTCGGTCCTCGTCCCCAGCGGCGAAGCAGTGACGCGCTATGTCCACGACACCGCCACCAATCGGCTGAAAGCCGCGATTCGGAGTGGCTATACACAAGGCCTGACCGGAACCACCTGGGATACAGTTCCTGTCCTGAAACATGTCGGCACCTTCTACTTCACGCGACACGCCTGTTCGGGCGCATCAACGGAAGATGCGTTGGGGCGCGTTCTGGAGGTGCATGGCCCATGCTGGGTCGACAGTCCCACCGCGACTGATTGCTCCTCGTCTCTCAACGCACAAGTTCCCATCACTCAGTATCACTATTGGCCCGCGGGAACTTCGGGGTACGACGCTCATCGACTTCAGAAGGTGGTTCGCTTCCCGAATACAGGAGGAGGGACTTCCTGCGTTGGCCAACATGGCCTCGAAACGGTCTACGCGGACTATGACTTGTGGGGCCAACCTCGCGTTGTCACGGACGCCAATGGCGTGAGCACCACCTACACGTACGAGATGAATCGAGTCACCTCGATCTCCACGCAGGGGGCCACTTGGAACTATACCTACGACAAGGGGGCGCTCTCCTACGTGCAGTCACCTCGTGGAGACTACGAGATGCTCTGTCGACGCGACAATGGCGGCTCTGCCTCGCACTGCTCCGGCAATTGGTACGATGACATTCGCGTCCGGAGCAAGATTCCCTATCCAGGGGGCCCTGCCTACGAGTTCATTCGATACGAACGGGGCGCTGATGGCCTTCTTGGCTCAGAGACCTATCTAGGTGCGTATACAAACGGTCATATGGAGTTCCGGGCGAATTACCATCAAGCAAACCTGGATGGCATGCCCAGCGCTGAGCGCACAGGGGGAGGCCTTGACTTCTATCGGGGGTATTTCTTCAAGCCACGACTCTTTGATGGTGCTGAGCGGTTGGTGGGTATTGGGGCTCCCTACCTGATACCACCCTCCCTCTGCAACGGCTTGGCCCAGGATGGACGCCCTGTGTCCCCGCTTTGCTCCGCGCTCAGCTATGACCGCGCGAATCGTCTGACGGGGCTTGAGCAGTATCCGGAAATTGGAACTCGTACCGGCGGCGCGCGATCCTGCTTCTCATATGATGTCCAAGGCAACGTTCACACAGTGCGGAGTGGATGCCCGACTGCCAGCGGTGCGGTGGGGGACTGCTCCGCTTGCACTCAACCCCTTTCGGCGTATCGGCATGATGACTTCGGGAATCTCATTGACGTCACCTTGCCTTGGTTGAGCGGAAGCGGAAGGACTCGGTTCAGCTACGACGCCACGGGGCAAGTCCGCGCGAAGCAGACTCCCCAGATGGAGCTTGGCGCGGAACACCTCGCCTATGCCTATGACGCACTGGGCAGACTCCTCTCAACAGCACGCATCGTGGGTGGCGTCACTCCAGCCACCGAACTGCTCTTCACGCTGGGATACGACCAGTCCGCTACGCCTCATGCCAGCTGTCCCCAGCCGGCGAATACACAAGGTCGACTGCTGTTCCGAAACGATTCCTTTGGACAGACCTGGTACTCGTACGACGGGCACGGGAGAGTCATTCGGGAGATCAGGGCACGACGCGGCACGACAGGCTCCTTCTCCTGTCCAGTGGACTCCCCGAGCAACACCCTGCATACGACGTACAACTACTCTGCCGCGGGTGACCTGACCTCGATTGAGTACCCCTATGGGCACAAAGTCACGTACCAGTATCGGATGTATGCTGGAACGTCGATTCCCTCTGATCGAGTGGGAGCCGTCCAGGTTGCACGCTGGAACGGCACGGGCTGGACGAGCCTCGCCTCTATCTCCAACATTGAATGGCAGCCCTACGGAGGGCTGCGTGCATACCAAATCAATCCGCCAAGCTCGACACAGCCTGTCACGGTGGATTATTTCCCCCATCTTTACACCCAGTCGCCACCCAGCTCCTGTGCAGCCGATGCCGGGGGATATCAAGGCTCGGTCGACCTGTCAGGACGCACGCGCGGCATCCTCGTCTCGTCTGGGAGTTTTGGCCTCTCAAGCGGTACAGGGAACATCTACAAGCGCTTCTACACGTGGAAAGGGGACCAGGTCATCCGCACAGATACCTGCCTCCTGGGTGCAACAACCCCTGTCATCGAGGAGTTCACCTATGATGGCCTCCTCCGACTCTCCAGTGCGACTCGCCCTGCTGGGAACCTCGCGGCCACAGGTGGCGCATACGAATCTCGTCGCTACACCTATGATGGACGAGGAAATCGTTTGACCGAGGAGGTCGATGGCCAGGTGCACACACTGGCCCACGGCACGGGTGGGTTCGTGGACAGGCTGGAAAGCCGGACTGGGACTGGGGTCAATTCAGCCTTGAACCTCCAGTTCACCTATGATGCCGACGGTCGCGCCAAGGAGAAACTCGGGGCCTTTGTGAGCGGAATCGCCAGGCACAAACTGGAGTTCAACATGGGGCCTTCGGCCAATGGCGGCAACGAGACTGTCTTCCGGTCCGTCAAAGTCAATGGCAGTACATATGAGTACTTCTATGACGCGTTCAACCGGCGGCGGCTCAAGAGATACCCGAGTACGGCTGAGGATGAGTTTTTTTACGACACGTCGAGCCACTTGCTTGTAGACCGCGGCAACCCAAGCGCTACACCACCGCAGGGCGGGTATCCCGACTTTGTCGACGACACCTATGTGTGGCTTGGGAATCGTCCGATCATGGTGGTGAGGGGACGACTGACGGCACAGATGGAGAGAGACAGCAATCCGACAAACAGTTGTGGGCGCAATGGAGCGCCTGCGACCTGTGGAGTCTACTTCCCTGTCACGGACCTTCTAGGCAAGCCTGTCTTGATGCTGGATCAGGCCGGCAAGGTCTCTGGGACTGCAGACTACGAGCCATTTGGCCATGTCAATCGAGTCACATTGCCAGCAGAAACGCCCCATCCTTACCCGGGCAGCATGAACACCATTCTTGCAACCCTCGCGCAGGCAACAACCAGCTCTCTCGTGACAACCCGCTTCCGCGCTCAATTCGACCACGTTGACATCAAGGATGCCGCCGACTTCGCTTCGCTCGTTGACGTAGCCACAGGAGTGTCCCAAGGTCCAACAATCTCACAGGCGGGTGGTGGACAACTCTGGAGCCATTGGGTCCAACCAACGACCCCTCAGCTTCGTATTGAATTCACCTCGGACGCGACGCCTGCGAGCTGCGGTGGCTGCGACCCCAACCAAGCTTCCTGTGCAATCAAGTGCGGCCCTGCGGATGGCGTCATTCTTGCGGGCTACGAATACCAGCGTCTCCAAGTCGGAGCAGAGCCATTCTGGACGCCGCTTCGCTTCCCTGGGCTGTATCATGACGAAGAAACGGATCTCTTCGAGAACTGGAACCGATATTACGACGCAAGCAATGGCAGGTATCTGCAGCCAGAGCCGATGGTACAGAATCCGCGCTACCTGCGGGCGGTGGCCAAGGATGGGCACTCCGTGCCTGCCTACGCTTACGCGCTGAACAACCCATTGCATTTCGCCGACCCCGATGGCCTGCGCTTTATGAATCTCACTGAGCGTGAGCGCTGGGCGATAAACCGACTCCGACTGAACCCAATCATTGGACCAATGATTAGAGAGCTCGATGATTCGCGAGACATTCAGATCGGAATGCGGAGTGGACCGAGCCCGAGCGGCGCAGAAATGGAGTTCTTGCCCGGAGAGTCAGGACGTGGATGCTCAGGGAGCAGACCGGCCTTCGGCGTGGTCAAGTACGACGTGACAACGGCCAACAGGTTGGCTCAACAGTTCTGGGGCGGGAGCCTCTGGCTCGACCCGGTACTCGCTCATGAACTGGGACATATATATCACTTATGGAGGGGTGGTTCGGGTCTCGGTGGAAATACAGCGATTGACTGGGAGAATGCGGCAAACCCAGGTGCAACGCCTCGTCCTCCAGGATTCATGGACACCCCATGA
- a CDS encoding transposase has product MPDELWTRMEPFLPGRPTHPLGCHNPRVPDKLAVDAILLVLCIGMKWGALEATDIRLPSSVYGASVYGCPLVSSASSGSKG; this is encoded by the coding sequence ATGCCGGACGAGTTGTGGACGAGGATGGAGCCGTTTCTGCCCGGTCGGCCCACGCATCCGCTGGGGTGCCACAACCCGCGAGTGCCCGACAAGCTGGCCGTGGACGCAATTCTGCTGGTTCTGTGTATAGGAATGAAGTGGGGCGCCCTGGAGGCCACTGACATACGTCTCCCCTCTTCAGTCTACGGCGCTTCAGTGTATGGCTGTCCGCTGGTGTCTTCCGCGAGCTCTGGCAGCAAGGGCTGA
- the ychF gene encoding redox-regulated ATPase YchF, producing MGLSIGIVGLPNVGKSTLFNALSAAGAQAANYPFCTIEPNVGVVPVPDERLDKLSELIKPLKKVPTSLEFVDIAGLVRGASKGEGLGNQFLGNIRQVDAVLHVLRCFEDDNVTHVEGGVNPVRDRDVVDTELCLKDLETVEKRRERSLKNTKMGGKAGDEAKAEVALLDRVKAGLDAAITVRAQKLTEDEKALIHDLFLLTDKPVLYVANIGEGEIGKEDANKHVAAVKEMAAKEGFEVVVLAAALESEIQQLPESERPGFLESAGLKEPGLHKVVRAGYTLLGLWTYFTVGEQECRAWTIHKGYKAPQAAGVIHSDFERGFIKAEVMRWEDLVKLGSESAVKEKGLLRMEGKEYVVQDGDCMHFRFNV from the coding sequence ATGGGTCTATCCATCGGAATCGTCGGGCTGCCCAACGTGGGCAAGTCCACCCTGTTCAACGCGCTGTCGGCCGCGGGCGCGCAGGCGGCCAACTACCCCTTCTGCACCATCGAGCCCAACGTGGGCGTGGTGCCCGTGCCGGATGAGCGGCTGGACAAGCTGTCCGAGCTCATCAAGCCGCTGAAGAAGGTCCCCACGTCGCTGGAGTTCGTGGACATCGCGGGCCTGGTGCGCGGCGCCTCCAAGGGCGAGGGCCTGGGCAACCAGTTCCTGGGCAACATCCGCCAGGTGGACGCGGTGCTGCACGTGCTGCGCTGCTTCGAGGACGACAACGTCACCCACGTCGAGGGCGGGGTGAATCCGGTGAGGGACCGGGACGTGGTCGACACGGAGCTGTGCCTCAAGGACCTGGAGACGGTGGAGAAGCGCCGCGAGCGCTCCTTGAAGAACACGAAGATGGGCGGCAAGGCCGGTGACGAGGCCAAGGCCGAGGTGGCGCTGCTGGACCGCGTGAAGGCCGGGCTGGACGCCGCCATCACCGTGCGGGCGCAGAAGCTGACCGAGGACGAGAAGGCGCTCATCCACGACCTGTTCCTCCTGACGGACAAGCCGGTGTTGTACGTGGCGAACATCGGCGAGGGCGAGATTGGGAAGGAAGACGCCAACAAGCACGTCGCGGCGGTGAAGGAGATGGCCGCGAAGGAGGGCTTCGAGGTGGTGGTGTTGGCGGCGGCGCTGGAGTCGGAAATCCAGCAGCTCCCCGAGTCCGAGCGTCCGGGCTTCCTGGAGAGCGCGGGCCTGAAGGAGCCGGGTCTGCACAAGGTGGTGCGGGCGGGCTACACGCTCTTGGGCCTGTGGACGTACTTCACGGTGGGCGAGCAGGAGTGCCGCGCGTGGACCATCCACAAGGGCTACAAGGCGCCGCAGGCGGCGGGCGTCATCCACTCGGACTTCGAGCGCGGCTTCATCAAGGCCGAGGTGATGCGCTGGGAGGACCTGGTGAAGTTGGGCAGTGAGTCCGCGGTGAAGGAGAAGGGCCTGCTGCGGATGGAAGGCAAGGAGTACGTCGTGCAGGACGGCGACTGCATGCACTTCCGCTTCAACGTCTAA
- a CDS encoding YbhB/YbcL family Raf kinase inhibitor-like protein: MPKPLVLTSPRFKDGDLIPIAFTGEGEDTAPPLHWENPPAGTKSLALIVEDPDAPDPRKPQRIFCHQVLYNIPPGAQGVPEGARPDVLPPGTRVGVNDFGQQGYGGPMPPIGRHRYFFRLYALDTVLPDLGRPTRADLLKAMEGHILGQADLIGLYERIHHRGAEHGPSASA, encoded by the coding sequence ATGCCCAAGCCGCTCGTGCTGACGTCCCCCCGCTTCAAGGACGGGGACCTCATCCCCATCGCCTTCACGGGCGAGGGCGAGGACACCGCCCCACCCCTGCACTGGGAGAACCCGCCCGCCGGCACCAAGAGCCTGGCGCTCATCGTCGAGGACCCGGATGCCCCGGACCCTCGCAAGCCCCAGCGCATCTTCTGCCACCAGGTCCTCTACAACATCCCACCGGGTGCCCAGGGGGTGCCGGAGGGGGCGCGGCCGGACGTGTTACCCCCGGGGACCCGGGTGGGGGTGAATGACTTCGGCCAGCAGGGCTACGGCGGCCCCATGCCCCCCATCGGCCGGCACCGCTACTTCTTCCGGCTGTATGCGCTGGACACCGTGCTGCCCGACCTGGGGCGCCCCACCCGCGCGGATTTGCTGAAGGCCATGGAGGGGCACATCCTGGGACAGGCGGACCTCATCGGCCTGTACGAGCGCATCCACCACCGCGGGGCGGAGCACGGCCCCAGCGCATCGGCCTGA